A part of Fusarium oxysporum Fo47 chromosome III, complete sequence genomic DNA contains:
- a CDS encoding major facilitator superfamily domain-containing protein, with amino-acid sequence MSDLPARKWYHWYSPTDTPEEKKLILKLDLLLVPYAFVLYWVKYVDQTNINNAYVSGMADDLGFRGNELVQFQTIFVVGNVVGLLPFIYLFPRVPMHILVPSLDLGWGIFTLLQYRATSYAEIMAYRFLVSIFEASYFPGVHFVLGSWYRSDEIGRRGGLFYIGLTLGTMTAGLLQGAATQYLDGHNGLAGWRWNFIINAIITLPLAFVGYFLWPGTPDKPNRLVMKKSEIALAKERLERNGSKVRSTPFSWILLRRIFTSWQFYILVFWDILFFNTSANTAAFLLWIKSLDRYNTTKVNQLGSISPALGIFFVLFINFSADLWIGRPAAITLASAINFTGLVILAVWNVPEAAKWYAYSVGYSAVAVSSVLYGWANTILRHNNEERALTLILMTAIATSTQAWIPLLVYPTVEAPRFPKGYVYSAVMVVLLVAMTQVIRIVYGSHGEKVRARRGSFSDESEDGEIQAPHGLSIDKDAGKHIQPSTVAV; translated from the exons ATGTCCGACTTACCTGCGAGGAAGTGGTACCATTGGTACTCACCAACCGACACGCctgaagaaaagaagctcATCCTGAAGCTTGACCTTCTACTGGTCCCTTATGCATTTGTTCTCTACTGGGTCAAATATGTCGACCAGACCAATATCA ATAATGCCTACGTCTCTGGTATGGCAGATGATCTCGGTTTTCGCGGCAACGAGTTAGTCCAGTTCCAGACGATATTCGTCGTTGGAAACGTCGTCGGTCTGTTGCCGTTCATTTATCTCTTCCCTCGTGTTCCGATGCATATTCTAGTTCCCAGTCTTGATCTCG GATGGGGCATCTTTACACTTCTTCAGTACCGCGCAACGAGCTACGCAGAGATCATGGCCTATCGTTTCCTGGTATCCATTTTTGAAGCATCGTACTTCCCTGGCGTTCACTTCGTCCTAGGGAGCTGGTACAGATCAGATGAGATTGGTAGAAGAGGCGGTTTGTTCTATATTGGCCTGACTCTTGGGACGATGACTGCGGGTCTTCTCCAGGGTGCTGCGACACAGTATCTCGATGGCCATAATGGTCTTGCTGGGTGGCGGTGGAACTTCATTATCAACGCAATCATCACGCTTCCGCTGGCTTTTGTTGGATACTTCCTCTGGCCTGGGACACCTGATAAGCCCAATAGATTGGTCATGAAGAAGTCCGAGATCGCCCTCGCAAAAGAGCGCTTGGAGCGCAATGGGTCCAAAGTTCGAAGTACACCCTTTTCGTGGATTTTGCTCCGCCGCATCTTTACGAGTTGGCAGTTCTACATCCTGGTATTCTGGGACATTctgttcttcaacaccagTGCCAACACAGCTGCTTTCCTTCTTTGGATCAAGAGCTTGGATCGTTACAATACTACCAAGGTGAATCAACTAGGATCTATCAGTCCAGCTTTGGGCATCTTTTTCGTCCTGTTCATCAACTTCAGCGCCGATTTATGGATCGGAAGACCTGCGGCTATCACGTTAGCTTCTGCGATTAACTTCACTGGCCTTGTCATTCTAGCAGTCTGGAACGTCCCCGAAGCGGCAAAGTGGTATGCTTACAGCGTCGGCTATTCCGCTGTTGCAGTTTCATCTGTGCTTTACGGCTGGGCGAATACCATTCTTCGACATAACAACGAGGAGCGGGCGTTGACGCTTATTCTTATGACGGCTATAGCTACGTCAACTCAAGCTTGGATACCACTCCTTGTGTATCCTACTGTCGAGGCACCTCGCTTCCCGAAGGGTTACGTTTACTCGGCCGTCATGGTTGTTCTTCTCGTGGCTATGACTCAGGTCATTCGTATTGTTTATGGTAGTCATGG GGAAAAGGTACGCGCCCGACGGGGTAGTTTCAGTGACGAGAGTGAGGATGGTGAAATCCAGGCACCTCATGGACTGAGCATTGACAAAGATGCTGGCAAGCATATACAACCTTCTACGGTGGCTGTTTAG
- a CDS encoding amino acid/polyamine transporter I yields the protein MSSERAEDASQQPLLAEHRQADHDAAASRGTFTRNLGAIEAFGIVVSIVIGSGVFTSPGSIDTNVPSPGLALVIWLIGGVLAWTGATTFAELGTAIPGEGGVQPYLQHIYGDIWGFLAAWTWIVTVMPATLAILSIVFVESAYSAAGVINEDHRISHKLLSILVLIVMSVANSISTKASTRLNGFFVVLKFVSILVVVMAALAVVGVHATHPDKEVGGGDWFKKNWFEYRDTYNPNGPDTDWSKLSQWEIFGHYSAALYAALWAYSGWDKAIYVSAELSQPAKQLPLAINTSIPTAIICFLAANAGYYVLLPWNVVSTTDSVAVTALTRLLGRGFGIVTAVLICLVVAGSLLGNSFVASRMCVAAARKAWIPSLFTVVGRIGVKPDAEETEESEDESTKEAGDAPINAVILSVVLASFYILFGSFRALLTLNGLGEYSFFFLTVLGAIILRYREPDLERPYKTFSINPVVFVLVSGFVVARGAIFAPVQAIVILVIWALGISFYKARQYLATR from the exons ATGTCTTCAGAACGCGCTGAAGACGCGAGTCAACAGCCTCTTCTGGCTGAGCATCGTCAAGCAGATCACGATGCAGCCGCGTCGCGGGGTACTTTTACGCGTAACCTCGGCGCCATCGAAGCATTCGGAATAGTCGTCAGTATCGTCATCGGAAGTGGTGTGTTCACTTCTCCTGGCTCGATTGATACGAATGTTCCGTCACCGGGCTTGGCGCTGGTTATTTGGTTGATTGGAGGTGTTTTGGCTTGGACTGGTGCTACGACGTTTGCTGAGCTCGGGACTGCTATTCCTGGCGAGG GTGGTGTTCAACCATATCTTCAGCATATATACGGTGATATCTGGGGCTTCCTCGCAGCATGGACATGGATCGTCACCGTCATGCCAGCAACGCTAGCAATCCTCtccatcgtcttcgtcgAAAGCGCCTACTCAGCCGCAGGCGTCATAAACGAAGACCACCGCATATCGCACAAGCTCCTCTCCATTCTGGTACTCATTGTAATGAGCGTCGCAAACTCTATCAGCACAAAAGCAAGCACTCGGCTTAACGGCTTCTTCGTGGTTCTCAAGTTTGTGAGTATCCTTGTTGTGGTCATGGCTGCGTTGGCTGTTGTTGGCGTTCATGCTACGCATCCTGATAAGGAAGTTGGGGGAGGTGATTGGTTTAAGAAGAATTGGTTTGAGTATAGAGATACGTATAATCCGAATGGGCCGGACACAGATTGGAGCAAGTTGAGTCAGTGGGAGATCTTTGGACATTATTCTGCTGCGCTTTATGCAGCTCTTTGGGCTTACTCTGGTTGGGACAAG GCTATCTATGTTTCTGCTGAGCTTTCACAACCCGCTAAGCAACTTCCCCTCGCTATCAACACTTCGATTCCTACAGCGATTATCTGCTTCCTTGCTGCCAACGCTGGATACTACGTTCTTCTACCGTGGAATGTGGTTAGCACTACCGATAGCGTGGCAGTTACTGCTCTCACGCGTCTCTTAGGTAGAGGCTTCGGTATCGTTACGGCTGTTCTCATCTGTTTGGTCGTTGCAGGTTCTTTACTTGGCAACTCATTCGTCGCCAGCCGTATGTGCGTCGCGGCAGCAAGAAAGGCTTGGATCCCCAGTCTCTTCACCGTCGTGGGCCGAATTGGCGTCAAGCCTGATGCCGAAGAAACCGAGGAATCTGAAGATGAGTCTACAAAAGAAGCTGGAGACGCACCCATCAACGCCGTCATTCTTTCAGTTGTCCTTGCGTCTTTCTACATCCTCTTTGGGAGCTTCCGAGCTCTTTTGACCTTGAACGGTCTGGGAGAGTactctttcttcttcctcacggTTCTCGGTGCCATCATCCTACGATATCGCGAACCTGATCTGGAACGACCTTACAAGACCTTTTCAATCAACCCAGTAGTGTTTGTGCTGGTCAGCGGATTTGTCGTTGCCCGAGGCGCCATCTTTGCACCTGTTCAGGCAATTGTCATCCTTGTCATCTGGGCTCTGGGGATTTCCTTTTACAAGGCGCGACAGTATCTCGCCACGAGGTAG
- a CDS encoding fungal-specific transcription factor domain-containing protein, with protein MNTSEVKLVNLNLWYATGYGEQWLYAVAVQALYRDTALNILETKSHAELTDSYAKARKVIETLFPSSSLDELSSMTRQQLLIRLQASNKAPPPATETESQDHLQVLEPSVEQNFTWDEVSETESETSRVADDVNGLAFSRQSLNASYLGISSVPTILKVIAHLSPHVQQRVPKGPEAWRSPSTLAASPGDMACLQVDEIPLINAYFSHVHPVIPMVDEADFRQRYLQSNMEEDEAGPWVALMNMVLAMGSMASDSIHFNAHNPFYKRALPHLNINSFGSGHLYMVQALALYSGMVLHFLNKPNMAVAVMGATLQMAVAMGLHRVQASQSSTNTACHPANGSIATRIRTWWSILCLDTWASSTLGRPSEGYWDPAITLTSPMSVLQDLDYGTISLAASERFCRIATRVQQRLTQLPLISPEEVDEFDRELIGWKDSLHMFLAHREQCPPSVNTVRAILWWRWITTRLTLYRPGLLITALRQKPWGQETTREAIDARKCIQVAKEGVDLMTLDWVSNQFLCWNSAWNLFQVSLVLVLGLMSDKQEADKLECYGSLCQAIELFAQMEPLDPGCTRSRKLLQGLLGNTEGVEENSASPIPEELDSFILDYFGTDLVWEDMDWLGYF; from the exons ATGAATACATCGGAGGTCAAGCTTG TAAACCTAAACCTTTGGTATGCCACTGGTTACGGTGAGCAGTGGCTTTACGCCGTTGCAGTCCAAGCATTGTACCGGGACACTGCTCTCAACATCTTGGAGACAAA ATCTCACGCCGAACTTACCGATAGTTACGCCAAGGCCCGGAAGGTCATCGAAACATTGTTCCCCTCAAGCTCACTTGATGAACTATCCTCCATGACCCGTCAGCAGCTATTGATACGACTGCAAGCTTCCAACAAGGCACCTCCACCTGCCACTGAGACCGAGTCGCAGGATCATCTGCAAGTTTTAGAACCATCAGTGGAACAAAACTTCACTTGGGACGAAGTATCCGAGACCGAGAGCGAGACGTCGCGCGTGGCAGACGACGTCAACGGACTAGCCTTCTCACGACAATCGCTCAACGCCTCATACTTGGGCATATCCTCGGTTCCTACCATTTTGAAAGTCATCGCACATCTCTCTCCTCATGTCCAGCAACGAGTTCCCAAGGGCCCTGAAGCTTGGCGGAGTCCATCAACCCTGGCTGCTAGTCCGGGCGACATGGCCTGCCTGCAAGTTGATGAGATACCACTTATAAATGCATACTTCAGCCACGTGCATCCTGTCATTCCAATGGTGGACGAAGCCGACTTTCGCCAGAGGTATCTTCAATCCAAcatggaagaggatgaagctgGTCCGTGGGTGGCTCTAATGAACATGGTGCTCGCCATGGGCTCAATGGCATCAGACTCAATCCATTTCAACGCGCACAACCCTTTTTACAAGCGAGCTCTACCTCATCTAAACATCAACTCTTTTGGTTCCGGCCACCTTTACATGGTCCAAGCATTGGCTCTGTATAGTGGCATGGTTCTTCACTTTCTCAACAAACCGAACATGGCAGTTGCTGTTATGGGAGCGACCCTGCAGATGGCCGTCGCAATGGGCTTGCATAGAGTTCAGGCTTCGCAGTCCTCTACGAATACAGCTTGCCATCCTGCTAATGGCTCAATAGCCACACGAATACGTACTTGGTGGTCTATCCTGTGTCTGGATACGTGGGCTTCGTCCACTTTGGGACGTCCTAGTGAGGGATATTGGGACCCAGCTATAACATTGACTTCGCCCATGTCAGTCCTCCAAGATCTG GATTACGGAACGATATCCCTTGCCGCCAGTGAAAGGTTCTGTAGGATTGCCACACGTGTACAACAGCGACTCACCCAGTTGCCTCTAATCAGCCcagaagaagttgacgaaTTCGACCGCGAACTTATTGGCTGGAAAGACTCGTTACATATGTTCCTGGCTCATCGTGAGCAATGTCCGCCAAGTGTCAATACTGTGCGAGCGATTCTTTGGTGGCGATGGATCACAACTCGGCTCACACTTTACCGTCCAGGCTTATTAATCACAGCGCTGCGTCAGAAGCCATGGGGGCAAGAAACTACCCGTGAAGCGATCGATGCACGAAAATGTATCCAGGTTGCAAAGGAAGGAGTTGACCTGATGACCCTGGATTGGGTTTCGAACCAGTTCCTTTGCTGGAACAGCGCTTGGAACCTCTTTCAGGTCTCATTAGTCCTCGTTCTGGGTCTGATGTCAGACAAACAAGAAGCAGATAAATTAGAGTGCTATGGATCCCTTTGTCAGGCGATTGAGCTATTCGCTCAGATGGAGCCTCTTGACCCTGGTTGCACTCGCAGTCGAAAACTTCTTCAAGGTCTGTTGGGTAACACGGAGGGTGTTGAGGAAAACTCTGCCTCCCCAATACCTGAAGAATTAGATTCTTTTATACTTGACTATTTCGGTACAGATCTAGTTTGGGAAGATATGGATTGGCTAGGATACTTTTAG
- a CDS encoding general substrate transporter, translating to MSKELDQSHSEHVQDVTTGKKEAVQTPEAIATALNDVGAPSPWGKGHLQLYMACALIYLCSTMNGYDGSLMGSLNVLPEYQKYYGLGDTGSTSTGLVFSIFQIGQMAGALFTWICDWRGRKMTLGVSSFFVCASAIFTAVAPTLSSFIGARFLLSFFSTINTVAAPMLLVEIAPPLHRATVAGIYNTLYYIGSIVATFTMYGANNHLSGNIKWRLPLWLQMLCPGLVCLGSWMLPESPRWQVAQGRIRAAREFIIKHHANGDAEHPIVAIEMQEIQDSLVEVQGRSQWACFDLRSLYKSRDRRYRIMLVIAMSWFGQFSGNNVSSYYLPLMVENVGITSTNMVLLLNAFYALSGWVAATIGARLHDVVGRRKMLMGSCLSMSIALAIVAATAAEYERSGSTPSSSASIAFIFIFGVVFAVGFTPMQPIYPAEVLANDMRANGMMIFQITSGCAGFVNTFAAPVAMKNIRYWFYVFFVFWDLFEFAFIYFFFVETKGRTLEELGAVFAAKNPRKARTLAHEWMKISDEASMSKEANSGSRIMY from the exons ATGTCTAAAGAGCTTGATCAGTCTCACAGTGAGCATGTTCAAGATGTTACAACCGGAAAGAAAGAAGCAGTGCAGACCCCAGAAGCCATAGCGACCGCGCTTAATGATGTAGGAGCTCCGTCCCCGTGGGGCAAAGGCCATCTCCAGCTGTACATGGCTTGTGCGCTCATCTACCTGTGTTCAACCATGAATGGTTACGACGGCTCGCTCATGGGTTCGCTTAATGTCCTCCCAGAGTATCAGAAATACTACGGGCTGGGTGATACTGGGTCGACCTCGACAGGCTTGGTATTCTCCATATTCCAGATCGGACAGATGGCGGGCGCCTTGTTCACCTGGATATGCGACTGGAGAGGCCGAAAGATGACTCTCGGTGTCAGTTCATTTTTCGTCTGTGCATCTGCTATCTTCACTGCAGTAGCCCCGACTTTGTCTTCGTTTATCGGCGCAAGattcctcctcagcttcttctcgaccaTCAACACCGTCGCTGCGCCGATGCTTCTCGTCGAGATTGCTCCTCCTCTACACCGAGCAACAGTGGCAGGAATATACAACACTTTGTACTATATTGGAAGCATCGTTGCAACATTCA CTATGTACGGTGCCAACAACCATTTGAGCGGCAACATCAAGTGGCGTCTTCCCCTCTGGCTGCAGATGCTCTGTCCCGGACTCGTCTGCCTAGGTAGCTGGATGTTGCCCGAGAGTCCGAGATGGCAGGTTGCTCAAGGAAGGATTAGAGCAGCTCGCGAGTTCATTATCAAGCATCACGCAAATGGCGACGCAGAGCACCCAATTGTTGCCATTGAAATGCAAGAGATCCAGGATTCACTCGTTGAAGTTCAAGGCCGTTCCCAATGGGCTTGCTTCGACCTACGAAGCCTTTACAAGTCTCGCGATCGCCGTTATCGAATTATGCTAGTCATTGCCATGTCTTGGTTTGGTCAATTTTCTGGCAACAACGTTTCGAGTTACTATCTCCCATTGATGGTCGAGAATGTTGGGATAACCTCTACGAACATGGTTCTTTTGTTGAATGCATTCTATGCACTCTCGGGATGGGTGGCTGCTACAATTGGAG CTCGTCTCCACGATGTTGTTGGAAGACGCAAGATGCTGATGGGCTCGTGTCTGAGTATGTCTATTGCGCTTGCTATTGTTGCCGCCACGGCAGCCGAGTATGAGCGCTCTGGCAGCACAccttcaagctcagcaaGCATTGCGTTTATCTTTATTTTTGGGGTTGTCTTTGCAGTCGGATTCACTCCAATGCAGCCCATTTATCCAGCAGAGGTTTTAGCTA ATGACATGCGAGCCAACGGCATGATGATATTTCAGATAACCTCCGGTTGCGCAGGGTTCGTCAACACTTTCGCAGCTCCAGTTGCTATGAAGAACATTCGGTACTGGTT CTACGTGTTTTTTGTGTTTTGGGATCTGTTTGAGTTCGCCTTTATCTACTTTTTCTTTGTCGAGACCAAGGGCCGGACCTTGGAGGAACTGGGCGCTGTTTTTGCAGCGAAGAATCCACGCAAAGCGA GAACATTAGCACATGAGTGGATGAAAATTAGCGATGAGGCTTCTATGAGCAAGGAAGCAAATAGCGGATCTAGGATAATGTATTAA
- a CDS encoding glycoside hydrolase superfamily has product MKSFSLLALGQALLAVATPHGSELPVRQQGNSFAGVNSFFLHAFKRQDRLDVLDAIQDAHLKVLRIFISPTGQNFKNTGSIAMPDIEPQTVGVWDDTQLRAIDQLMVEAQARGIKLTIAIHDRYQLGCWGSDAYVSKYKLPAVDCNTQPASANNVEFWYSDKNCISDFQNRIRHVLEHKNTLISGSPAWKDLNSHIFAFNIQNEGQGHLNNNIPPHPSWWCDRAGFMRGIMGSSKVLISTGGGNEFPNSDVAENWACKALDLVTIHSYMGVNEFKNKGPVALQHAKSANKLMLFEEFGATGSNVFNGLGVPWMPWQISKPGNKANDYEFWTDEPTYDVVEDGSNDALAIGAAQTWSI; this is encoded by the exons ATGAAGAGCTTCAGCCTTCTCGCATTGGGTCAAGCTCTGCTTGCAGTAGCCACTCCTCATGGCTCTGAGCTCCCTGTTCGCCAACAAGGCAATAGCTTCGCAGGCGTAAactccttcttcctccatgCTTTCAAGCG GCAGGATAGATTGGACGTCCTGGACGCCATCCAGGATGCACATCTCAAGGTCCTACGAATCTTCATTTCACCAACTGGCCAGAACTTCAAGAATACTGGCTCAATTGCAATGCCTGACATTGAGCCCCAAACCGTGGGAGTCTGGGACGATACCCAGCTCAGAGCCATAGATCAACTCATGGTAGAAGCTCAAGCCAGAGGCATTAAGctcaccatcgccatccaTGATCGCTACCAGCTCGGCTGCTGGGGAAGCGATGCCTACGTGTCAAAGTACAAGCTGCCTGCAGTAGACTGCAACACTCAGCCGGCTAGTGCCAACAACGTCGAGTTCTGGTACTCGGACAAGAATTGCATTTCCGATTTTCAGAATCGGATCCGTCACGTTCTTGAACACAAGAACACACTCATCAGCGGAAGTCCAGCCTGGAAAGATCTGAACAGTCACATCTTCGCGTTCAATATCCAGAACGAAGGTCAAGGCCATTTGAACAACAATATTCCACCTCATCCGTCGTGGTGGTGCGATCGAGCTGGCTTCATGCGGGGCATTATGGGTAGCAGTAAGGTTCTGATCTCCACTG GTGGTGGCAATGAGTTTCCCAACTCAGATGTTGCAGAGAACTGGGCTTGCAAGGCCTTGGACCTTGTCACCATCCACTCCTACATGGGCGTCAACGaattcaagaacaagggtcCAGTTGCGCTGCAGCACGCCAAGAGCGCCAACAAGCTCATGCTCTTTGAGGAGTTCGGTGCTACTGGGAGCA ATGTGTTCAATGGTCTTGGTGTGCCGTGGATGCCCTGGCAGATCAGCAAGCCTGGCAACAAGGCAAATGATTATGAGTTTTGGACTGATGAGCCTACTTATGATGTCGTTGAGGATGGTTCCAATGATGCCCTGGCAATAGGCGCTGCACAGACCTGGTCTATCTAG
- a CDS encoding pyridoxal phosphate-dependent transferase: protein MSKAVLCGSGSEAVEVALKLAKTHFSHLAIPQTERSHFIARVGAWHGATLGALTLGDFKNSSRVSACSSYRGQRDGEDDEAYVARLAQELDDEFLRIGPDKVCAFVAETVGGSASGCAMPLKGYFPAMKAVCEKYNALLILDEVMCGMGRTGTLHAWEQEDVVPDILVVGKGLGAGYAPVSAVMINSKLVESFQKSGKGFAHGQTYMAHPQAAAAALKVQQIIRDENMLSHVRSMGAYLGSKLKERLLPMPYVGDIRGRGLFWAVEFVTNKKTKTPFPYDLGLNSLLHSRGMSAGYEIALFNANGGYDGYSGDHFLICPPFIVTKEDVDEIVERTARVVEDTFEELGNSAVWEKITLQMEIDDVKVKPVGAMVAA, encoded by the exons ATGTCCAAGGCTGTTCTTTGCGGATCAG GATCTGAAGCCGTCGAAGTCGCACTCAAGCTTGCGAAAACGCACTTTTCGCATCTCGCTATTCCTCAGACTGAGCGAAGTCACTTCATTGCCCGTGTTGGGGCATGGCACGGCGCTACGCTCGGTGCGCTGACACTGGGCGACTTTAAA AATTCTTCGCGCGTATCAGCATGCAGTTCGTACAGAGGACAGCGCGACggtgaagatgacgaggcgTACGTTGCACGTCTCGCGCAAGAACTCGATGATGAGTTTTTGAGAATTGGGCCTGATAAGGTCTGCGCTTTTGTGGCTGAGACTGTCGGAGGGAGT GCAAGTGGTTGTGCTATGCCGTTGAAGGGATATTTCCCTGCTATGAAGGCCGTTTGCGAGAAGTACAACgctcttctcattcttgacGAAGTCATGTGTGGAATGGGTCGTACCGGTACTCTTCACGCTTGGGAGCAGGAAGATGTCGTCCCTGATATCCTTGTCGTCGGAAAGGGTCTTGGGGCTGGATACGCTCCTGTCTCAGCAGTCATGATCAACTCCAAGCTCGTTGAGTCGTTCCAGAAGAGCGGTAAAGGTTTTGCCCACGGTCAGACATACATGGCTCATCCCCaagccgccgccgccgcccTAAAAGTCCAACAGATCATCCGCGATGAAAACATGCTATCGCACGTCCGCTCAATGGGCGCATATCTCGGCTCCAAGCTCAAAGAGCGCTTACTCCCCATGCCATATGTCGGCGACATCCGAGGCCGCGGCCTCTTCTGGGCCGTTGAATTTGTGACCAACAAGAAAACCAAAACCCCCTTCCCCTACGATCTCGGGCTCAACAGCTTGTTGCACTCACGCGGAATGAGCGCTGGGTACGAGATTGCACTGTTCAACGCCAATGGAGGGTATGATGGGTACAGTGGAGATCACTTCTTGATCTGTCCGCCTTTTATAGTGACGaaggaggatgttgatgagattgtgGAGAGGACGGCGAGGGTGGTGGAGGATACGTTTGAGGAGTTGGGTAATTCGGCGGTTTGGGAGAAGATTACCCTGCAGATGGAGATTGATGACGTTAAGGTTAAGCCGGTTGGGGCGATGGTTGCTGCGTAG
- a CDS encoding kinase-like domain-containing protein, whose amino-acid sequence MDIPFKDVVFDTSDPHGSALSLLSLLFPNRKIDDMRISALTQGTTNGLFKVTIDASTADAVLIKVYGDGTDITIDRKKELRVHKLLAERQLSSSPLVRFNNGHAYQFISGRVCSEGDMSETRIFRGVARELARWHATLPTADAKEVLTYKPGVWSTAKKWLDAISKHPHRSKAEIDDLHEKFKYLADNLLSTDMSEPLVLAHGDLLCANIIVQESGDGIDVASVRFIDYEHATYCPRAFELANHFAEWTGFDCDYTLLPKTSTRRAFITEYLTTHAELCRGHNTDVPTVNDASVDHLMRQVDDHRGFPGFYWGLCALIQAETATGTIDFDYAGYAAKRFAEYEDWRSVREGNSLSLPLREKVWSMP is encoded by the exons ATGGATATCCCGTTCAAGGATGTTGTCTTTGATACGTCAGATCCTCATGGATCAGCCCTGTCGCTTCTTTCGCTCCTGTTCCCCAATCGGAAGATCGACGATATGCGTATTTCCGCTTTGACTCAGGGCACGACAAATGGC CTTTTCAAGGTTACGATCGATGCATCCACTGCAGATGCGGTGCTAATCAAGGTCTACGGAGATGGCACGGATATCACCATTGATCGCAAGA AGGAACTCAGGGTGCACAAGCTCCTGGCTGAACGTCagctctcttcatctccacTGGTTCGCTTCAATAATGGACATGCGTATCAGTTCATCTCTGGGCGAGTCTGCTCTGAAGGCGACATGTCTGAGACAAGAATTTTCCGCGGCGTTGCGAGAGAGCTGGCTCGGTGGCACGCGACGCTTCCTACAGCAGATGCAAAGGAAGTCTTGACCTACAAACCAGGCGTTTGGTCCACCGCGAAGAAATGGCTAGATGCTATCTCCAAACATCCTCACCGATCAAAGGCCGAAATTGATGATTTGCATGAAAAGTTCAAGTATCTAGCCGATAACCTGTTGTCAACTGACATGTCGGAACCCTTG GTTCTCGCTCACGGAGACCTCTTGTGCGCAAACATAATTGTACAAGAGTCGGGTGATGGCATTGATGTCGCATCAGTTCGGTTCATTGATTACGA ACACGCCACATACTGTCCTCGGGCTTTCGAACTAGCAAATCATTTCGCTGAATGGACCGGCTTCGACTGCGACTACACTCTGCTCCCCAAGACATCGACCCGACGCGCCTTTATCACAGAGTATCTCACGACCCACGCCGAACTCTGTCGGGGGCACAACACAGACGTACCGACTGTCAATGATGCTTCTGTAGATCATTTAATGCGTCAGGTCGACGATCACAGGGGCTTTCCTGGGTTTTACTG GGGTCTCTGTGCTCTCATCCAGGCTGAGACAGCGACCGGAACTATCGACTTTGACTACGCGGGGTATGCGGCGAAGCGCTTTGCAGAATACGAAGACTGGCGTAGTGTGCGGGAGGGAAATAGCCTGTCTCTACCCCTGAGGGAGAAGGTCTGGTCAATGCCGTGA